In a single window of the Coprothermobacter proteolyticus DSM 5265 genome:
- a CDS encoding motility protein A → MDIGVLGGLAITFGLIVLSVIADLNSFIDFNSMLVTIGGSFGSTLVAVGFDRMKNLPKYVMAAFKKKTFDKAGTIKLLVDLSNKARREGLLALEDSLEELEDPFVKRGLQLVIDGVEPESVQNILNLDIEAMQNRHADGKMIFDVWAGFAPSFGMLGTIMGLVQMLKRLDDPSTIGPAMALALITTFYGAVLAYGVFQPMSNTLQRKSDMESDFREMIVEGILGIQSGENPRLLEERLVSFLSPAEREQYERTRAQKTEEVAEVA, encoded by the coding sequence ATGGACATAGGGGTATTAGGTGGACTTGCGATAACGTTTGGTCTGATAGTACTATCCGTAATAGCTGATCTGAATTCTTTTATTGATTTTAACAGCATGCTTGTTACCATTGGTGGCTCCTTCGGTTCTACTCTTGTAGCTGTGGGTTTTGACCGCATGAAAAATCTGCCGAAGTATGTTATGGCAGCTTTTAAGAAGAAGACTTTTGATAAGGCAGGTACTATAAAACTCTTGGTGGATCTGTCTAACAAGGCAAGAAGGGAAGGACTGCTGGCTTTAGAGGATTCACTCGAAGAACTGGAAGATCCTTTTGTTAAACGTGGCCTACAATTGGTCATCGATGGTGTAGAACCTGAGTCAGTTCAAAACATACTGAATTTGGACATAGAAGCCATGCAAAACAGACATGCCGATGGCAAGATGATCTTTGACGTCTGGGCGGGTTTTGCCCCATCTTTCGGTATGTTGGGAACCATAATGGGACTAGTGCAAATGCTTAAACGGTTGGATGACCCTTCCACCATAGGGCCCGCTATGGCACTGGCGTTAATCACAACGTTCTATGGTGCTGTGCTGGCCTACGGCGTCTTTCAGCCCATGAGTAACACATTACAGCGTAAGAGTGACATGGAAAGTGATTTTAGAGAAATGATCGTGGAAGGCATATTGGGTATCCAAAGCGGTGAAAATCCTCGGCTTTTGGAGGAACGTTTAGTTTCGTTCTTGTCACCTGCTGAACGGGAGCAGTACGAGAGAACCAGGGCTCAAAAGACTGAAGAGGTGGCAGAAGT